A single region of the Oxyura jamaicensis isolate SHBP4307 breed ruddy duck chromosome 6, BPBGC_Ojam_1.0, whole genome shotgun sequence genome encodes:
- the RPS24 gene encoding 40S ribosomal protein S24 isoform X3, producing MNDTVTIRTRKFMTNRLLQRKQMVIDVLHPGKATVPKTEIREKLAKMYKTTPDVIFVFGFRTHFGGGKTTGFGMIYDSLDYAKKNEPKHRLARHGLYEKKKTSRKQRKERKNRMKKVRGTAKANVGAGKKK from the exons ATG AATGACACGGTGACCATCAGAACCAGGAAATTCATGACAAACAGACTGCTTCAGCGCAAGCAGATg gTGATAGATGTTCTTCATCCTGGGAAGGCCACTGTCCCCAAAACCGAAATCAGGGAAAAGTTGGCAAAAATGTACAAGACAACCCCTGATGTGATTTTTGTATTTGGCTTCAGAACTCATTTTGGTGGTGGCAAGACAACAGGTTTTGGCATGATCTATGATTCCCTGGactatgcaaagaaaaatgaaccaAAGCACAGACTTGCCAGg CATGGTTTGTATGAGAAGAAGAAGACTTCCAGGAAGCAGCGGAAGGAACGTAAGAACAGAATGAAGAAAGTCAGAGGCACAGCGAAGGCTAACGTCGGTGCTGGCAAGAAG AAG taa
- the RPS24 gene encoding 40S ribosomal protein S24 isoform X4 yields the protein MNDTVTIRTRKFMTNRLLQRKQMVIDVLHPGKATVPKTEIREKLAKMYKTTPDVIFVFGFRTHFGGGKTTGFGMIYDSLDYAKKNEPKHRLARHGLYEKKKTSRKQRKERKNRMKKVRGTAKANVGAGKK from the exons ATG AATGACACGGTGACCATCAGAACCAGGAAATTCATGACAAACAGACTGCTTCAGCGCAAGCAGATg gTGATAGATGTTCTTCATCCTGGGAAGGCCACTGTCCCCAAAACCGAAATCAGGGAAAAGTTGGCAAAAATGTACAAGACAACCCCTGATGTGATTTTTGTATTTGGCTTCAGAACTCATTTTGGTGGTGGCAAGACAACAGGTTTTGGCATGATCTATGATTCCCTGGactatgcaaagaaaaatgaaccaAAGCACAGACTTGCCAGg CATGGTTTGTATGAGAAGAAGAAGACTTCCAGGAAGCAGCGGAAGGAACGTAAGAACAGAATGAAGAAAGTCAGAGGCACAGCGAAGGCTAACGTCGGTGCTGGCAAGAAG taa
- the RPS24 gene encoding 40S ribosomal protein S24 isoform X1, with the protein MNDTVTIRTRKFMTNRLLQRKQMVIDVLHPGKATVPKTEIREKLAKMYKTTPDVIFVFGFRTHFGGGKTTGFGMIYDSLDYAKKNEPKHRLARHGLYEKKKTSRKQRKERKNRMKKVRGTAKANVGAGKKKK; encoded by the exons ATG AATGACACGGTGACCATCAGAACCAGGAAATTCATGACAAACAGACTGCTTCAGCGCAAGCAGATg gTGATAGATGTTCTTCATCCTGGGAAGGCCACTGTCCCCAAAACCGAAATCAGGGAAAAGTTGGCAAAAATGTACAAGACAACCCCTGATGTGATTTTTGTATTTGGCTTCAGAACTCATTTTGGTGGTGGCAAGACAACAGGTTTTGGCATGATCTATGATTCCCTGGactatgcaaagaaaaatgaaccaAAGCACAGACTTGCCAGg CATGGTTTGTATGAGAAGAAGAAGACTTCCAGGAAGCAGCGGAAGGAACGTAAGAACAGAATGAAGAAAGTCAGAGGCACAGCGAAGGCTAACGTCGGTGCTGGCAAGAAG AAG AAATGA
- the RPS24 gene encoding 40S ribosomal protein S24 isoform X2: MNDTVTIRTRKFMTNRLLQRKQMVIDVLHPGKATVPKTEIREKLAKMYKTTPDVIFVFGFRTHFGGGKTTGFGMIYDSLDYAKKNEPKHRLARHGLYEKKKTSRKQRKERKNRMKKVRGTAKANVGAGKKK, encoded by the exons ATG AATGACACGGTGACCATCAGAACCAGGAAATTCATGACAAACAGACTGCTTCAGCGCAAGCAGATg gTGATAGATGTTCTTCATCCTGGGAAGGCCACTGTCCCCAAAACCGAAATCAGGGAAAAGTTGGCAAAAATGTACAAGACAACCCCTGATGTGATTTTTGTATTTGGCTTCAGAACTCATTTTGGTGGTGGCAAGACAACAGGTTTTGGCATGATCTATGATTCCCTGGactatgcaaagaaaaatgaaccaAAGCACAGACTTGCCAGg CATGGTTTGTATGAGAAGAAGAAGACTTCCAGGAAGCAGCGGAAGGAACGTAAGAACAGAATGAAGAAAGTCAGAGGCACAGCGAAGGCTAACGTCGGTGCTGGCAAGAAG AAATGA